TAGACGGACCGTTTGCTGTCATCAATGCAGACGACTATTACGGTCAGGAGGCATTCCGGCTTATCTATGATTATCTTGCGTCTCATGAAGATGACGATAAATACCGTTATACAATGGTTGGATACGAGCTTGGCAATACGGTGACAGATAACGGGCATGTGGCGCGCGGTGTGTGCGACATGAACAGTGAGGGTGAGCTGATCGCCATTCATGAGAGGACCCGCATCGAGAAGCGGGACGGCGGCATAGCCTATACAGAGGACGACGGTGCAACGTGGGTGAGCGTGCCCGCCGATACGACCGTGTCCATGAACATGTGGGGATTCACGAGAAGCATACTGGATGAGATAAAGGCAGGATTCCCGGCATTTCTTAATGAGGGACTGAAGAAAAATCCGATGAAATGTGAATATTTCCTGCCGGCGGTCGTAAGTGATCTGCTCGGCGAGGACAGAGCGACGGTCGCTGTGCTGAAATCTGCGGATAAATGGTACGGTGTTACTTATAAAGAGGATAAGCCGGTCGTTATGTCGGCCATAAAAAAGATGAAAGATGATGGTCTGTATCCGGCGCATCTTTGGGAGGAAGCGTAATGTCACAGATAACGAGAGAACAGCGCGATGAGGTGATCGCGCATTTCCAGTACGAAGGGATGCTCGTAGAGGAATGCCCTTACGGAAGCGGCCATATCAATGATACGTTCCTTCTTGTATTTGACATAGCGGAGATGGGACAGATCAAAGTTATTCTCCAGAGGATGAATAAGGATGTGTTCGAGAAACCGGTAGAGCTCATGGAGAATATTCTCGGGGTCACGTCTTACCTGAGAGCGCGGATCATAGAGAACGGCGGCGACCCGGAGAGGGAGACGCTCAACGTGATACCTACGGTGGACGGAAAGCCGTATTATCTTGATTCAAAAGGCGATTACTGGCGCTCCTACAAGTTTATCACAGATGCAACGAGCTATGACCAGGTGGAAAAACCGGAGCATTTCTACCAGAGCGCGGTGGCGTTCGGCAACTTTCAGCGGCTGCTGGCAGATTATCCCGCAGAGACGCTGCATGAGACGATAAAAGGGTTCCACAATACAAAGGCCAGATTTGCCACATTTAAGCAGGTGGTGGAAGAAGATGTGATGGGCCGTGCCGCGTCCGTGCAGAAAGAGATACAATTTGTGCTCGACCGGGAGGAGACCGCAGATTATTTCTGTGATCTGCTCGACAGAGGAGAACTGCCTCTTCGCGTAACACACAACGATACGAAGCTTAATAACATTATGATCGACAACAAGACCGGCAGAGGGATCTGTGTCATTGACCTGGATACAGTTATGCCGGGACTGGCCATGCATGATTTTGGGGATTCTATCCGCTTTGGCGCCAGTACGGCCGCGGAAGATGAGCAGAATCTCGACAAGGTCTCCTGCAGCATGGAGCTTTTTGAATTGTATGCAAAAGGTTACATTGAAGGCTGCGGCGGAAAACTGACAAAGCGTGAGATAGAGCTGATGCCTATGGGGGCAAAGACGATGACATACGAGTGCGGTATGAGGTTCCTGACAGACTATCTGCAGGGGGACACATATTTCAAGATCCACAGGGAGAAGCACAACCTGGACAGATGCCGCACACAGTTTAAGCTGGTTGAAGATATGGAGCAGAAGTGGTATACTATGCAGGACATCGTTAACAAGTACAGCAACAGCTAGGAGGCAGAAATATGGCAAAAATATTGATAACAGGCGGCGCAGGCTACATAGGAAGTCATACGGCGCTGGAACTGCTGAATGAAGGTTACGAGGTAGTTGTCTATGACAACCTGAGCAATTCTTCCAGAGAGTCCATAAGAAGAGTGGAAGAACTGACCGGAAAAGAAATAACGTTTTATGAAGGTGATGTTCTCGATGAAGCGGCACTGGAGAAAATGTTCGAGGAAGAGAAGGCAGACGCGGTCCTCCACTGCGCGGCATTGAAAGCGGTCGGGGAATCGGTGCAGAAGCCACTTGAATACTATCAGAATAATATCACGGGTACACTGAGCCTCATGAAAGTTATGCGAAAGGTCGGGGTGAAGAACATCGTGTTCAGCTCGTCCGCAACGGTGTATGGAAACCCGGAGATCATACCGATCACGGAGGACTGCCCGAAAGGACAGTGCACGAATCCTTATGGATGGACGAAATCAATGATGGAACAGATCATGACGGACGTACAGAAGGCAGACCCCGACTGGAATGTGATCCTTCTGCGCTACTTCAATCCGGTAGGAGCCCACAAGAGCGGCCGCATCGGTGAAGACCCGAAAGGCATTCCGAACAATCTGATGCCTTATATCTCACAGGTAGCTGTTGGCAAGCTTGAGAAGCTGGGCGTCTTCGGGGACGATTACGACACACCGGACGGAACCGGAGTGCGTGACTATATCCACGTGGTGGACCTGGCGATCGGTCATGTGAAGGCGATCGATTATATTCTCACCAACCCGGGACTTGATATTATCAATCTGGGAACAGGCGTCGGATATTCGGTGCTTGATATGGCAAAAGCGTTCGGAAAAGCGAGCGGGAAAGAGATCCCGTATGAGATCAAGCCGAGACGGGAAGGCGATATCGCCATGTGTTATGCGGACCCGGCGAAAGCAGCTAAAGTGCTTGGATGGAAGGCGGAGAGAGGGCTGGACGAGATGTGTGAAGACACATGGAGATGGCAGTCACAGAACCCGAACGGATATAACAGTTAGAATATCAGAGAATGTGAGGAGACAGCTTACTGCAGCAGGCAGGCTGTCTCCTTTTAGTATTCGGCGTCACCGTGGAGCATCTTCATATATTTGCTTGGCGACATTCCGGTGGATTTCTTGAATATCTGACTGAAATATTGTGGATTATTTCCGCAGCCGACCATATCTGCCACGTTCTGGATAGAGTCAAGGTCGGAGGAAGCGAGAATTTCTTTTGCCCGTTTTATTCTCATGTCGGTCAGATATCTGGAAAATTTACAGCCTGTCTCTTTTAAGAATCTTTTGCTCAGATAATCAACATTCATAAACAGATAGTTTTCTGCGATCCATTTCAGAGACAGTCCTGAATCACAAATATGCGATTCTACGTACTCCTGTATCTTATGGCTGATATCGCCGGTATATTTCTGTGAGTGGTATTCTTCAAAAAAGCATGTAAGCTGGTCATCTAACAGGTTGGAGATCTCGCGGCAGTCTTTTTCTTTTTCCAGCTTTATGAGAAACTCGGCGGCGTCTACCATATCAAATGAACGGAGTCTTGCGACGGAAAAGATAATGACCGAGGAGGCAAGCTGCTTTAAAAAGTCAGCGTCGGAAAGCGAAGACAGCGTACTTCTAAGCTCCAGAAATGCCTGTCCGGAGGATGCTTTTTCAGGAGAATATATAGAGGCTGTAATCCGCTGTACTTCCTTGATGATATTCTGATAATTATATATGGAAAGTGTATTGCTGCCCTCTGTAAAATATATGATCTCATATTTTTTTATGTGGGGGATAAGCTCTTTCAGCATAGCGGAAAGGTTCGGGCAGTGATCGTGCCTGTATTTAATGGTAACGGACTGGTCTAATACTACCGTATCCAGAAAGTTATATATCTTTCCCAGATCGTCGTTTACCGACTTAAAGAAGAATATCAAAGTGTTATATACATAAATGATGTTGAACACGATACCCGGGCAGATATCATCGCGGAATTGCTGGAGCTTCTCCAGTAATAACGGATAGCTTTCCGGCGTAACAAAGTAAATATAAAATATCTCATAAGGAACATTATCAAAATCTAGATAACGCTTATAGTTTGAAAAAATATAAGAAAATTCTTTATCTGTCTCCGGACTGAGGCTGTCGTTCATGATTCCCACCATCAGGTTCAGATTCATATTTCTTGCGATAAAGCTCTGCGGCGGGGTATCTTTGGATGTAAGGTAATCAGCATAATCTTTCCTTACATCTTTCAGGCTGTCTATTATCTGCTCTTCATTGCAAGGCTTCAGCAGATAATGTCTGACACCATACTGCATGGCTTTTTTGGCATATTCAAATTCACCATACCCGGAAAGAATTATAAATTGTGTGTCTTTGTTGACCGCGTGTATACGCTGAATAAGGTCAAGGCCTGAAAGCCCGGGCATTTTAATGTCTGTGAGAACGATTTCAGGATATTCGTCCAGAATGATATTGTAAGCTTCGATTCCGTCTTTTGCCGTACCGATGAGCTTTAGAGAAAGGGCGTCCCAGTCGATCAGGTCCGCTATGGTCTCCCGTATTATTTTTTCATCATCTACGATCAATACTTTCAGCATATGTTCCTCCCGGTATTATGATTCTTGCGACTGCATGTTCTTCATCCTTGTTAAAGAGAGTAAGACCATAGCCGGTCCCATAAGTCAGCTGGATACGTTTGTGGATATTCAGAAGCCCGATCCCAAATCCGTGCGGGGTGATCAGGCCGTTTTCAAGTTTTTCAAGCAGATCATTCTCAAACTGAGAACCGTTGTTGATCACATCTATCACGATCGTGTCTTTATGGCGGGAACCTTCCAGCCATATATGACACACTTCCGTACTCTTTTCCATTGCATAATTGACAGAATTTTCTACGAGCGGCTGAATCGTAAAGTGAGGCAGTGTGACAGACAGTATGGCGGGATCTACGTTCTGGGAGTAAGTCAGCCTGTCCTCAAAACGGATACGCTGGATCGTCAGGTAACACTGTACAATTTCTAATTCGTGGCTCAGAGTAAAGTTCTTTGAACCGGAACTTAAAGTTTCACGCAGCAGAGTGCCAAGCGACTCCACCATGGAGGATATATTTTTTTCACCGATCGCTTTCGCACGCCAGTTCACCGCTTCCAGCGTATTATAAAGGAAATGTGGGTTGATCTGATTTTCCAGTGCTTTCAGCCTGGCGTCTTTGGAAAGGATCTCATTGACATAGTTTTGTTGGATCAAGTCCTGTATCTTTATGGTCATCTGGTCAAACTGATTGTGAAGAACACCAATTTCATCGATTCTGCCGCTGTAGTCATAGCCGATATCCGGCGCTTTTGACTCGTCTTTCCCAAAGGCCTTCATTTTATTTACAAGGCGCCGGAAATCCTCTGTTACAGAACGGATCAGCATTCTGGAGAGCAGGATCGCAATGAGCACCGATATGAGGATGATAGCCAGCGCCAGCACCATAGTGAAGCTCAGCGCCGCAAAAATGTGGTCATAGGGGACGAGACAGATGTATTCCCAGGAAGTGTTCTTTATCGTTCCCTGAACAGCAAAATACCTGTTTGAATCGACCGTTACAACTCCGTAATCCGAGCGCAGCCGCCTGTGGATATCTTTAAGCTGTTCTGAGCCTATACCGTCGGAATGGTAGAATTCCGTACCGTTATCCATCAGAACGTACTGTGTCTCTTCCGATGGAAGAACAGAACTGGTCGAAGAGCGGATCAGCCGGTTCATGTCCACACATACAACGACAGTACCCAGCCTGTGAAAATTCATCTGTTCCACCCTCCGTGAGTCACGGCCGAGAAAAAGTCCGTAGGAGTTACAGTAGTCTGTGACGGCGCACGGATATCCCGATACATTATTGGCGGCGGCGATAACTTCCCTGTGAACCTGTTCAGGCACGGAGGAGCTTTGGGCTTCATAACTTTGTACGACCCCGCCGGGATAGTACAGGTTGATATAGCTGATGTTGTTGTTCTTGTATGTCTGGTAATAATCTGCAAGCAGCGTTTCCAGTGAGCTTTTTGCATTACCGGTACGGATCATTGACTCGTCATCATTTAAAGTGATCAGGTTCTTTCGTATATTTGAATTCGAGACGATGGCGCTCGTCATAGATTCAATATTGGATATTTTTCTGGAAATATCCTCCGCACTGTAAGTTAATGAACCGGCAAGAGCCTGATACAGCAGCTTGTTGCTCGAATGTAATACCATTGTGATACCTGCAATAGAGGAAGAGATCATAAGCAGTATCACGATCAGAAGAATGCCTACGATTTTAGTCCCCAGCTGCAGATTTGCGATTCTGGTCATCATTGTTTTTTTAGTTTTCATTGTAAATATCTCCATGTCTGTCTGCTAACAATACTTATTATAGTGTATATTTGCCCGCGGAAAAAGGCCTGAAACAAATAGAGCGGAATTTTGGAAAAATAAGACGGAAATGTTTATATCATATTAAAAATAAAGCCTCTATAATGTGCTTATGCAAAAGAAAACAAATGTAAGGAGGAATGAAGATGAAAAAATTGGTTTCAGTATTATTGTGTATTATGCTTGCTGCCGCAATGGTGACAGGATGTGGGAGCAGCGACGCGGGCTCGGGAACCGGGGACAAGAAAACAAAGGAGACAAAAGAGACAGGTGAGGAAAAGACAGCAGATCCTGAGGAGTATCAGGTTGTTATGGTCGTAAAGCAGAGCGATTCATGGTTTGACGACATGGCTACGGGTGTAGAACAGCTGAAAAAAGATACAGGACTGAACGTCTCTGTTCAAGTTCCGGAGACAGGAGATGCCGCAAGTCAGATCTCTATTATGGAAGATCTGATCGCGCAGGGGGTAGATGCGATCTGCGTAGTTCCAAATGATCCGGAGGCACTTGTGCCGACGATCGAAAAAGCAAGAGAATCGGGC
This is a stretch of genomic DNA from [Clostridium] hylemonae DSM 15053. It encodes these proteins:
- a CDS encoding nucleotidyltransferase family protein: MNKPVLVIMAAGMGSRYGGLKQIDPVDEEGHIIMDFSMFDAKRAGFEKVIFIIKRENEADFRAAVGDRMEKYMEVSYAFQEIDNIPDGYQVPEGRVKPWGTAHAVLSCIDQIDGPFAVINADDYYGQEAFRLIYDYLASHEDDDKYRYTMVGYELGNTVTDNGHVARGVCDMNSEGELIAIHERTRIEKRDGGIAYTEDDGATWVSVPADTTVSMNMWGFTRSILDEIKAGFPAFLNEGLKKNPMKCEYFLPAVVSDLLGEDRATVAVLKSADKWYGVTYKEDKPVVMSAIKKMKDDGLYPAHLWEEA
- a CDS encoding phosphotransferase enzyme family protein yields the protein MSQITREQRDEVIAHFQYEGMLVEECPYGSGHINDTFLLVFDIAEMGQIKVILQRMNKDVFEKPVELMENILGVTSYLRARIIENGGDPERETLNVIPTVDGKPYYLDSKGDYWRSYKFITDATSYDQVEKPEHFYQSAVAFGNFQRLLADYPAETLHETIKGFHNTKARFATFKQVVEEDVMGRAASVQKEIQFVLDREETADYFCDLLDRGELPLRVTHNDTKLNNIMIDNKTGRGICVIDLDTVMPGLAMHDFGDSIRFGASTAAEDEQNLDKVSCSMELFELYAKGYIEGCGGKLTKREIELMPMGAKTMTYECGMRFLTDYLQGDTYFKIHREKHNLDRCRTQFKLVEDMEQKWYTMQDIVNKYSNS
- the galE gene encoding UDP-glucose 4-epimerase GalE, whose product is MAKILITGGAGYIGSHTALELLNEGYEVVVYDNLSNSSRESIRRVEELTGKEITFYEGDVLDEAALEKMFEEEKADAVLHCAALKAVGESVQKPLEYYQNNITGTLSLMKVMRKVGVKNIVFSSSATVYGNPEIIPITEDCPKGQCTNPYGWTKSMMEQIMTDVQKADPDWNVILLRYFNPVGAHKSGRIGEDPKGIPNNLMPYISQVAVGKLEKLGVFGDDYDTPDGTGVRDYIHVVDLAIGHVKAIDYILTNPGLDIINLGTGVGYSVLDMAKAFGKASGKEIPYEIKPRREGDIAMCYADPAKAAKVLGWKAERGLDEMCEDTWRWQSQNPNGYNS
- a CDS encoding response regulator transcription factor; this encodes MLKVLIVDDEKIIRETIADLIDWDALSLKLIGTAKDGIEAYNIILDEYPEIVLTDIKMPGLSGLDLIQRIHAVNKDTQFIILSGYGEFEYAKKAMQYGVRHYLLKPCNEEQIIDSLKDVRKDYADYLTSKDTPPQSFIARNMNLNLMVGIMNDSLSPETDKEFSYIFSNYKRYLDFDNVPYEIFYIYFVTPESYPLLLEKLQQFRDDICPGIVFNIIYVYNTLIFFFKSVNDDLGKIYNFLDTVVLDQSVTIKYRHDHCPNLSAMLKELIPHIKKYEIIYFTEGSNTLSIYNYQNIIKEVQRITASIYSPEKASSGQAFLELRSTLSSLSDADFLKQLASSVIIFSVARLRSFDMVDAAEFLIKLEKEKDCREISNLLDDQLTCFFEEYHSQKYTGDISHKIQEYVESHICDSGLSLKWIAENYLFMNVDYLSKRFLKETGCKFSRYLTDMRIKRAKEILASSDLDSIQNVADMVGCGNNPQYFSQIFKKSTGMSPSKYMKMLHGDAEY
- a CDS encoding sensor histidine kinase codes for the protein MNFHRLGTVVVCVDMNRLIRSSTSSVLPSEETQYVLMDNGTEFYHSDGIGSEQLKDIHRRLRSDYGVVTVDSNRYFAVQGTIKNTSWEYICLVPYDHIFAALSFTMVLALAIILISVLIAILLSRMLIRSVTEDFRRLVNKMKAFGKDESKAPDIGYDYSGRIDEIGVLHNQFDQMTIKIQDLIQQNYVNEILSKDARLKALENQINPHFLYNTLEAVNWRAKAIGEKNISSMVESLGTLLRETLSSGSKNFTLSHELEIVQCYLTIQRIRFEDRLTYSQNVDPAILSVTLPHFTIQPLVENSVNYAMEKSTEVCHIWLEGSRHKDTIVIDVINNGSQFENDLLEKLENGLITPHGFGIGLLNIHKRIQLTYGTGYGLTLFNKDEEHAVARIIIPGGTYAESIDRR